TCCCTTGACCGCTGGTGCCTGGGGAAACCGCGGCGGGCTCCACTTTAAGGCCAACCGCTTGGACGCCGCCCTGGCCGACTACTCGACCTCCATCACGGTCTCCTCAATCGGTAAGCAGCTGGAGAGCATGGCGCTGGACCTCACCAACCGGTCACTGGTCTACTCGCGGCTCGGGCGTCTCGCCGAGGCGGTGAACGACCTGGAGCTTGCGGTAAAGGTCAAGCCAGACTACACGCGGGCGGTTGAGTTCCTGAAGACAGCTCGTGAGAAGCTCGCCGCCGCGCCCTCGGCGGCACTGCCGCCGCTGGAGCGTGCGAAGAAGTATGTCGAGGAGGCAGAGAAAGCCGGGCTCTTCAACGCGGCCCAGCCTCGGGCCGCTGCAAAGAGAATCCTTGAGGAGCTGCTCGCCGCCGAGCCTAAGAACGCCGCGGCACTGGTGCTCCAGGGCAAGCTCGCGAACCTGGGGATGATCGGGGTGGTCAAAGAGGCGCGCGAGTTCTTTGACCGTGCGCTGGCCGCCGACCCCAACAACCCCGATGCGCTCTACGAGCACGCAGTGGCCCTCACCAGTAGCTTCACGGCGACCGATGCAGACCGGGCGCAGGCACTTAAGGAGCTCAAGCAGGCCGTCGCACGAGGGCGGACCGATAGCGCTGCACGCCTGAAGCTCGCGGATGCCCTGAGCGGAGCAAAGGACTTCACGGGCGCAGGGGAGCAGCTCGATCTCGTGGTGCAGGCTGAGCCCAAGAACCCGGACTACCTGGTCAAGCGCGCGGTCCTACGTCAGCAGCAGAAGGACTGGGGTAAAGCACTCACCGACTGGAGCCAGGTGCTCGCGCTGAAGCCGACTCCGGGAAACTACGCCAGCCGCGGGGATGCCTATGTCGAGAACAAGCAGTACGCCGAGGCGATTGCGGACTTTGACAGAGCGATTGCACTGGCTCCCAAGGACGCGGACCATCTGGTGGGGCGGGCGCGGGCCAAGCGGCTCAAGGGCGATAGACCAGGAGCACTCGCGGACTACACCAAGGCACATGAGCTCGACCCCACCCTGCCCGCGGTCGCGGCCAACCTCTCCGACGCCGACAAGGCCGAGGCCGCCCGCCACGACTTCAAGCGTCTGATGGGCAAGATCGCCGAGTCCAGCAAGCAGCTCAGCGAGAGCTCCGCCGCCCTCATCAAGGCCGAGCGCGCCCAGAAGAAAGCCGAGGACCGCCTCCGCCGGCTGCTGGTGGGCGACAAGCGCACCGATGCCCAGATCCTAGAGGAGTTTGAGAGCGATCTGAAGTCGAATGTGCTGGACGAAGAGGACTACTTCGACCATGCCCACGTGCTCGCCCGCCAGGAAAAGTACGCCCAGGCAATCGTGGACTGCACCAAGGCCATCGCGCTGAAGGCTGACTACAGCGATGCCTACAACTTCCGTGGCGTGCTCTACGAGACCACGAAAGACTTTGAGAGAGCATTCGCGGACTACGACAAGGCAGTCTCGATCCGGCCTAAGAGCGGGACGTATCTACGTAACCGGGGCGATATCCACTACGAGCTCAAGCGCTTCAACGAGGCCTGGGCGGACTACGACAAGGCGGTCGCCGACGATCCTAAGGAGGCCCTGAACTACTTCAAGCGCGGCAATGCCAGCTTCCAGCGCGGCAAGTACGACGATGCGATTGCTGACTACACCAAAGCCCTAGAGCTCAAGCCAGACATGAAGGCCGCCGCCGACAACCGCGAGGTCGCCAAGCGCCGGAAGGCGGCGGGGGGGTAGGGGGAGTTTGGCATCCCTCCCGGCATCCCTCCCCCCGGCCCCCTCCCTTCGTCCCCGCGAAGCGGGAAACAGAGCGAAGGGAGGGGCCGGGGGAGGGATGCTGAGGCATGCCCTATCTCCCTTACTCGTCCCCATCCCCATCACTTCCCGTGGGCGCTTGGTACAGCGCACGGGGGAACGGAATACCGGGGCGCTGGGCGCTCCAGATCGCCCGTGCGACCGTCTCGGCGTCGGCTTTGTCCACATCGTCCCAGTTGAGCTTCTCGCACGCCTCGGCGAGGCGGCGGGCCTCACCGGAGAGAGCGACCTTGCCGGGGTTGAGCTCATCGAGGGGGATGCGGTTGGGGAGTGCGGCGAACGGCGTGAGGTCCGGCGTGCTCGTAAAGCAGCTTGTCAGAGGGGTGGCGGTGCGGTCAAAGCGGTTCATCGCCGGGAAGCCTAGGGTCAGGCCGATCGTGCGGATAAAGCTCGTGTGGTTGAAGAGCGTGCTATTGACACTGCCGCGCCGGGTGTAGGGCGAGATGCACAGCGCGACTGTCCGGTGACCGTCCACGTGGTCCACCCCAAACTGCGAGTCGTCCTCGATCACCAGGATCAGGGTCTCTTTCCAGAACTTCGACTTGCTGAGGCGCTCCACAATTCGGCCCAGCGCCAGGTCGTTGTCGGCGACCGTGGCGCGTGGGGTCGGGCCACCGGCGCGGGTGCCCGCCGTGTGGTCGTCGGGGAGGAGTAGGATCGAGAGGTTTGGCATCTTGCCGTCTTTTTCGAACTGGTCGATATCGGCGAGATACTGGTCGGCGCGCCACTGGTCGGAGACGGTCGAGGGGAAG
This genomic interval from Armatimonas rosea contains the following:
- a CDS encoding tetratricopeptide repeat protein, which encodes MNRFSYALPLTAALIGTVSTPTPTLARTQESRPELMKRAEALTSAKDWAAAEPLYNRAIALDPKDHMAWLMRGFVRSQNSNLDGAISDDTSGLTALALGEGTAHLRAIGYTNRGDAWRSKNEPLRALVDAIAACVSEEGFAAAWSLRGDAQYLLGNLEQAKICLDKALALDKSRTRTYTEEGARKNAQSHRTIDEKVDIEPLFKEALAAEKAGDTTKAMAGYTEVIEIRPLTAGAWGNRGGLHFKANRLDAALADYSTSITVSSIGKQLESMALDLTNRSLVYSRLGRLAEAVNDLELAVKVKPDYTRAVEFLKTAREKLAAAPSAALPPLERAKKYVEEAEKAGLFNAAQPRAAAKRILEELLAAEPKNAAALVLQGKLANLGMIGVVKEAREFFDRALAADPNNPDALYEHAVALTSSFTATDADRAQALKELKQAVARGRTDSAARLKLADALSGAKDFTGAGEQLDLVVQAEPKNPDYLVKRAVLRQQQKDWGKALTDWSQVLALKPTPGNYASRGDAYVENKQYAEAIADFDRAIALAPKDADHLVGRARAKRLKGDRPGALADYTKAHELDPTLPAVAANLSDADKAEAARHDFKRLMGKIAESSKQLSESSAALIKAERAQKKAEDRLRRLLVGDKRTDAQILEEFESDLKSNVLDEEDYFDHAHVLARQEKYAQAIVDCTKAIALKADYSDAYNFRGVLYETTKDFERAFADYDKAVSIRPKSGTYLRNRGDIHYELKRFNEAWADYDKAVADDPKEALNYFKRGNASFQRGKYDDAIADYTKALELKPDMKAAADNREVAKRRKAAGG